The window GATCACCACCAACCTGTTCCTGGACATGGTCCGCCGACGCCAGCGGATCCGCTTCGACGCGCTCGGCGACGACGCGGCCGAGCGCCTGGCCAGCCGCGAGCCCAGCCCGGCCCAGCACTTCAGCGACACCCACTTCGACGCCGACGTCCAGCAGGCGCTGGACACCCTCGCCCCGGAGTTCCGCGCCGCCGTGGTGCTCTGCGACATCGAGGGCCTCTCCTACGAGGAGATCGCGGCGACGCTGGGCGTCAAGCTCGGCACCGTCCGCAGCCGGATCCACCGCGGCCGCTCGCACCTGCGCGCCGCGCTGAAGCACCGCGCCCCCGGCGCGGCCCCGGGCCGCGAGCGCCGGGGCGGCTCCGAGGAGCCGGTACCGGTGCCGGTCGGCGCCGCCGCGGGTGAGGCCACGGTCGCGCCGGGCGGGCGCGGACGGAGGCGATCGTGAGCGGAACCGGCCGGTCGGGACCGGGTCGGCCGGACGCTCCCGGCAAGGCCGCCGCCTGGCGCGGCGGCTGGCCCCAGCTGGGCCGGCGCGGCCACGAGGACGGCGCCGAGGACCCGCTGCCGCCCGTTCCGGCCCTGCCGGGTGAGGCATCGCTGCGCGCGGTCGCCCTCCGGCCCGCCGAACCCGCCGCCGAGGAGCACCACCTCGGGGAGCGGCTCTCCGCCTTCGTCGACGGCGAACTCGGCCACGACTCCCGCGACCGCGTCCAGGCCCATCTGGCGACCTGCCCGCAGTGCCTCGCCGAGGCCGACGAGGGCCGCGCCGTGAAGCACCTGCTGACCCGGACCGGCACCCCCGGCCCGT of the Kitasatospora sp. NBC_01246 genome contains:
- the sigE gene encoding RNA polymerase sigma factor SigE, coding for MNQSAHSTLDQPVAATPAAGTTEAPAALASFAEGPDAQTWTPPSWEEIVEAHSARVYRLAYRLTGNQHDAEDLTQEVFVRVFRSLSTYTPGTFEGWLHRITTNLFLDMVRRRQRIRFDALGDDAAERLASREPSPAQHFSDTHFDADVQQALDTLAPEFRAAVVLCDIEGLSYEEIAATLGVKLGTVRSRIHRGRSHLRAALKHRAPGAAPGRERRGGSEEPVPVPVGAAAGEATVAPGGRGRRRS